Genomic window (Musa acuminata AAA Group cultivar baxijiao chromosome BXJ1-9, Cavendish_Baxijiao_AAA, whole genome shotgun sequence):
CCGGACGGCATCGTGGTCCAGATGAGTCACGGCCGGATCGCGCCTCGCTCGGAGCCGACGTGCTCGCCGTCCACGGGCGAGTACTATGTCGACGCCTCGGGGGGTGATCTCCAGGTCGATGTGTTGAACTGGACGCTAGCCAACGACGGCCTCGCGCCCAAGTCGTGGACCGACTACCTCTACTTGTCGGTCGGCAGCACTCTCTCCAACGCCGGCGTAAGCGGGCAAGCCTTTCACCACGGACCTCAGATCAGCAATGTCCACGAGCTCGATATGGTCACAGGCAAGGGCGAGCTGATAACATGCTCAGAAGAGCAGAACTCAGAGCTGTTCCATGGAGTTCTCGGTGGTCAGGGACAGTTTGGGATCATCATCAGAGCCCGGATTGCACTGGAGACAGCTCCTCATGGGGTGAGATGGATCCGAGTACTGTACTCCGACTTCGCGGCCTTCACCAGAGACCAGGAGCTCCTCGTCTCGCTCCACAGCGCCCACCGGAGCGAAAGGTTCGACTACATCGAAGGCTTCGTCATCATTGATGAAGGCCTCATCAACAACTGGAGGTCGTCCTTCTTCTCCCCCAAGAACCCTGTTAAGGTAAGCTCTGTTCACTCCAACAcgctgctgcctcgctgcctcggctcctcggcctcacgcgcagccagcaagcagcctcgctgcctcggccccagacGCGGCCACCCCGCGTCAGCTCTTCGGCTAACGGCACAACATGctacctcggccccatgcgcggccagcccgcgtcagctgctcggctgacggtgcagcccgctgcctTGACCCTTCGGCCCcatgtgcagccaacacgctgcacgctgcctcggctcctcggcctcatgcgcagccaacacgctgcacgctgcacgctgcctcggccactcggcctcatgcgcagccagcaagcagcctcgctgcctcggccactcggcctcatgcgcagccagcacactgccttgctgcctcgctgcctcggccactcggcctcatgcgcagcaagtagcacgctaccttgctgcctcggccactcggcctcgtgcgcagccagcaagcagcctcggccactcggccttatgcgcagccagcacactgccttgctgcctcgctgccttggccactcggcctcatgcgcagcaaatagcacgctgccttgctgcctcggccactcggcctcatgcgcagccaacacgctgcacgctgcctgggccactcggcctcatgcgcagcaagcagcgcacTGCCTcgcctcctcggcctcatgcgcagccaatacgctgcctcggccactcggcctcatgcgcagccaacacgctgcacgctgcctcggccactcggcctcatgcgcagcaagcagcacgctgcctcggctcctcggcctcatgcgcagccaacacgctgcacgctgcctcggccactcggcctcatgcgcagccaacacgctgcacgctgcctcggctcctcggcctcatgcgcagccaacacgctgcacgctgcctcggctactcggcctcacgcgcagcaagcagcgcgctgcctcggccactcggcctcatgcgcagccagcacactgccttgctcgctgcctcggccactcggcctcatgcgcagcaagtaacacgctgcctcggccactcggcctcatacgcagcaagctgcctcgctgcctcggtcactcggcctcatgcgcagccagcaagcagcctcgctgcctcggccactcggcctcatgcgcagccagcacactgccttgctgcctcgctgcctcggccactcggcctcatgcacagcaagtagcacgctgccttgctgcctcggccactcggcctcatgcgcagccagcaagcagcctcgctgcctcggccactcggcctcatgcgcagccagcacactgccttgctgcctcgctgcctcggccactcggcctcatgcgcagcaagtagcacgctaccttgctgcctcggccactcggcctcgtgcgcagccagcaagcagcctcggccactcggccttatgcgcagccagcacactgccttgctgcctcgctgccttggccactcggcctcatgcgcagcaaatagcacgctgccttgctgcctcgctgccttggccactcggcctcatgcgcagcaagtagcacgctgcctagcagcctcgctgcctcggctcctcggcctcatgcgcagcaagcagcacgctgcctcggcccctcggccccgtgtgcagccagcacgctgcctcggccactctgcctcatgcgcagcaagcagcccactacctcggtcgcagcctgcttgcaccgagcacctcggcaactctctgccgaaattcCACCTTagggcggcctgcccgcctgagcggtgtccct
Coding sequences:
- the LOC135594088 gene encoding cytokinin dehydrogenase 5-like, encoding MSHGRIAPRSEPTCSPSTGEYYVDASGGDLQVDVLNWTLANDGLAPKSWTDYLYLSVGSTLSNAGVSGQAFHHGPQISNVHELDMVTGKGELITCSEEQNSELFHGVLGGQGQFGIIIRARIALETAPHGVRWIRVLYSDFAAFTRDQELLVSLHSAHRSERFDYIEGFVIIDEGLINNWRSSFFSPKNPVKVSSVHSNTLLPRCLGSSASRAASKQPRCLGPRRGHPASALRLTAQHATSAPCAASPRQLLG